CCGAGGTCGAACGCCAAGAGCGCCACCACCAGCCCCATAAACATCAGCCAGACCCAGACCGGGTAGCCGATGAACATTCCTGACAGCCATTCCATGTCTCGGTCCTCAGGCGCGGGCGTCGGTCTGGAGCGCGCGAACCCGCTCCTCGATGCTCGGATGGCTGGCGAACAGCGACATCAGACCCGGCCTGCCCGCGACCCCCGAGGCGGCCATCCCCTGCGGCAAGCCGCCGGCTTCCATGCCGCCGAGACGATGGAGCGCGGCGATCATCGGCCGGCGCGAACCCAGCAGGGTCGCCGCCCCCGAGTCGGCGCGGAACTCACGCCGGCGCGAGAAATACATGACGATGACCGAGGCCAGGATGCCGAAGGCGATCTCGCAGACGATCACGGTCACCATGTAGCCGATCCCCGGTCCGGAAGACGCCTCGTCGTCGTTGCGGCGCAGGAAGCTGTCGACCAGATAGCCGACGACGCGCGCCAGGAAGAACACGAAGGTGTTCACCACGCCCTGGATCAGCGTCAGCGTCACCATGTCGCCGTTCTTGATGTGCGCGACTTCGTGCGCCAGCACCGCCTCGACCTCCTCATGCGTCATCGAGGAGAGCAGGCCGGTCGATACCGCCACCAGCGAGCCGGCCTTGCTCGCGCCGGTGGCGAAGGCGTTGGGCTCGCCCTCGTAGACCGCGACCTCGGGCATAGCCAGGCCGGCGCGCGCGGCGAGCCTGCCTACGGTGTCGACGAGCCAGCGCTCGGTCGGGTTGGTCGGGTTGTCGATCACCCGCGCGCCGGTGCTCCACTTGGCGATGGGTTTGGACATCAGGAGCGAGATGAAGGCGCCGCCGAAGCCCATCAGCGTGGCGAACATCAGCAGCATCGGCAGGTTGAGCCCGTTC
This DNA window, taken from Crenobacter cavernae, encodes the following:
- the htpX gene encoding protease HtpX; the protein is MKRVLLLILTNLAVMLVLSVTAHLLGLNRFLTANGLNLPMLLMFATLMGFGGAFISLLMSKPIAKWSTGARVIDNPTNPTERWLVDTVGRLAARAGLAMPEVAVYEGEPNAFATGASKAGSLVAVSTGLLSSMTHEEVEAVLAHEVAHIKNGDMVTLTLIQGVVNTFVFFLARVVGYLVDSFLRRNDDEASSGPGIGYMVTVIVCEIAFGILASVIVMYFSRRREFRADSGAATLLGSRRPMIAALHRLGGMEAGGLPQGMAASGVAGRPGLMSLFASHPSIEERVRALQTDARA